The Ahaetulla prasina isolate Xishuangbanna chromosome 5, ASM2864084v1, whole genome shotgun sequence genomic sequence CCCCAAGCGGAAGGGCTTTGACAAGAGTAACTCCAAACACGGAAGTGCTTCTTAAAGCACACTAACTGAGAAAAATACAAGGTAGAGTAACACTGCTCATCGACTTGCGAGTTCCTTTAATATCTTGGAACAGTGGATTACCGAGAGAAATGACAGAAATCTGCTATATAGCTTTGTAAAGTACTACGTAGCCCGTCAATCTACAGGCCCCCCTTTCGGTTTGCAAAGGGTAGAAATAATCGTACCCTCTTCAAGACTGATCTTTAAAAAGCTGTTGTTTTGCTCGCTCTAAATCAGTTTCACTCCTCTCCGCAGCACAGCAATCCCATTTCAGGGTTCGTTCTCCCTTCCGCCAAACAAGAATGGGGAGAGAGTCTTAAGCAAACGGGATGTCTTGAGTCCGAACAATGGGATGAGCGGTTCTGTATAACTTTGTCTCTACGTAAAAATGCGCGGATCCTTTTCTTAGTTGAAGCCAGCCGTCTTGACTCTGAATCTCGCGCTCGCGTTCCAACGAGGACAAAAAATTCCAGCAATTGCAATAGATTAAAGACCCGTCTAGAGAAGCTGGTAAATATTTCGTTTGCCCTTCTGTTCTCCGAAAAACAATGGGGGTGTCTGGCAAACCTTGCCGCATGCAAGTATATCCTTCGTAGGTCTGCAGCCCCGCTTTCTCTGGTGCCTAAACTGCGCTCTATCGTGCCCTGGCGCAGCAGTCCTGTATATGGGGGAAAGGCGCTTTTAGATGTTTGTATAAGATTAGTGGCCAAGAGTTTTCCGCTGAATACTGTTGCGATCAATTTATTCCTGCTTTTCGGCTTGTTTGAAGAAGCCTTTCCCCTACCACCCCCCACAACTGTCCGTCAACGTATTTGTACTACAGTACCCATTATCTTTGCTCAATGTTTTCATACACTGTGGATTatgggactttttaaaaaatggagcggATTAGGGAAGCAACATTTTCTATTCGGAGTTCCCTTAAGAATGCATTAGGTTGCAGCGTATCTCAACGTATCCTCGGGTGTTTCTGTGTACACCTTGTTAGTACCTTTAGTTGTTTGGCAGACATAATTATCTCCAGATTTGAATGAGGAACCTTAACTGCCAGAAAATAGGCTCATAGTTTGCTTTATCATCCCCAAAGCAGCTGCATTAGTAACTTTAAAGATATTAACGTGACACTATCAGGACTGCCTGTAGGAGCCTGATATGCTAAAGAGAAACTCCTGGGGTCTCACACTTTTGAAAGGTGAGAACTGAAGCTGGAAGGCACTGCTTCTTAGCGGTAACGTCATTGTTGGGGAATGATCTTCCTCTGAAGATCAAACTAGCCTCCTGGGTGAGTTTCAGAAAGTTCTTAAGGTGTACTGGAGGATAAATGAGGCATCAGATTTTAGTCTTTATTTTCATGGATTTGTTGTTGAGCCTTTCAGATACATGgccataaaaatattataaataaaacaataaactaaaACCTGAGCTTTTTCAAATGTTTCAATGCTGCTTACCTATTGTGTCATTTACTGttttacttttctatttttttattgttatacCAGATATCAATCATTTGtgatttaatttagtttatttttgttgttcATCCTGTCGcagatgttttaatattttaatcctACTGAGGATGTGGGAAGATATTTGTGTATGTATTGCTGAGACGTGTCAGACATAacttcaataaatatttttttcaataggCTATTGGCAACTGATTGAACAAGAAGTATCTTACAAATTCACTGATTTAAAGGTTGCAGCTACCTACTAAAAAGGagcaatattttattaaaataatctaaAACTGCTTTCAATgcttctgaaaagaaaaaagctcATCATATTGAACCGATGGTTTGAAAGATTCTGAATGGTGCCAAAACTTCCATTGCTTTTGATGcttgattattttatttccttaaaaCATGATAATCCAGTTCTCATGGAAGAAATGTTTCCCATTATATTGTGTCCTCAAAGTTCCAGCTGCTGGCTTCAAAACTAAAAAGGAAAGAGGGCTTATCCTACAGTCTGTGTCTCAGGATGTTTACCAGAATTTAGCATTAGAGGATTGGATCCATGATAACATGGATTTAGAGAATAGACATGTTCTTCTCCTTTGGAGAAATTCCTCTGCTGTAGTGATTGGTCGGCATCAGAATCCCTGGCAGGAATGTAACCTTGGAGTCATAAGGCAGAAGGGTATAAAGCTTGCTcgaagaagaagtggaggaggtgCAGTTTACCACGACAAAGGCAACATTAATCTGACTTTCTTCACCGACAGGAAAAAATACGAAAGAATTGAGAATTTAAAACTCGTTGTTAAAGCTTTGAAGTCCCTGCGACCCCAACTAGATGTTCAGGCTACTGAGAGATATGATCTCTTGTTAAACAAAATCTTTAAAATTTCAGGAACTGCTGCAAAATTAGGAAGAACAGCTGCTTATCACCACTGCACTTTGTTGTGCAGTACTGATAAATTGGTTTTAACATCTGTGTTAAAGACTACTAACAGTGGAATCCAAAGTAATGCCACACCAAGTGTGCCTGCATTAGTGAGAAATCTCTATGAAGAAGATCCCACATTAACTTGTGAAATGCTTACGGAAGCCATTGCTGCGGAATATGCTTCACATCATCACATTGAAAACCATATCCATGTCATAAATCCAGCCAATGAAACAGAATTCCCTGGAATTAACAATAAAGCCATAGAACTAAAAGCCTGGAATTGGCTATATGGaaaaacaccaaagttcaaaatcaGCACATCCTTTAACATAGGACATGAGGATGCTGAAATTCAGGTAAGTATGGATATAAAGAATGGTAACATTGAAACTTGCCAAATAGATGTCCCTCAGAACTGGCTGCCACTGGATGTGTGCGTTGAACTTGGGAACAGCCTGATTGGCAACAAGTTTTGCCCAAATGAAAACACTGCTGTGGCAACTGCTTTGCTGAGAATTTGGGCAGATTCTACATTACACAGCAAATTGCATATCTTATGTGAGAAAATTATAACATTAATGTAACTTATGTGATGATCTGGATTCTTGGATATCAAATTAGTAATTTGCTAATACAAGATTGACGTATATTATTTTAGAAGAGTTTAGTGAATGTAAATTTAATGTTACATAATAACTACTGAACAAAGTAACACTTGAATataaatttccttttttaaaggagGTATTTAACTGATATTACAGTCCTTATCTATCTTCTCAAATGTGAACTCCACTGAGTTTAATGGAACTTGAAGTAACTTACTATAGAGTTGCAACCAAGATtgcaattataataataatacacttgGATAAGCAAAAAGGTGGAGCGAAAGCTATAACTAATAGCCATTTTCAAATTCAATATATTACTGTTCCAGTAACTTATGCTGCATTTGAATTGACAATGACTCCTGTTATAATCAACAAAATGTAAAAGATATTTGTTCTCCCCGTCTTCTGTGCTGGATAAGAGTTGACTCTTCTGTGCTGCCAGAGTCGATTCAAGGTGAAATAAACGGCaaataaatctaatgaataaataacatGTTAGCAACCTTGTGAAAGGTTCTTTGGcttcttttcctttaaattaaTTTTCACCAGTTCTTACTTCACCATTCTAGTAAGAACAGAAGATCTGTATTGAGGTgaaagtacatttttaaaaacaagactTTATTCCAAAAGTTTTATATTCTTACTTTTGATTAATCCAAATTTATTGAcataaaactaaaaaactaaaAGGTATACAAATTATAACTttaataatacaatattattaaaaaaaacctatatccAGTACATTCAAAAGGACAAGAATTCAAGtaataaaattgtttaaaatttcCATGACATACTGGATCAGATGTTTAGATTGATCAGTTATTTTATTCCAAAATTTCAGTATCACCTAATAATTTTATTGGAGTAAAAACGGGGGTAGATTCTGAGGAGagaaaaaaactaattataaGAACAGACATGTTACAAAGCAGGTTTTAGGAATGGCACATCAGGACTAGAAAGGTTCTTTAAAGAGCCCATAGATGAAATATGAGCTGTAAATTGCAAGCATGTACAATATTTTGAAAGTTCAGAGGATGTGGTTCGCTATTAAGCTCTCAGCAAATACATAGCTCAGCTGGCTGGCCATGGCATAATTTTCTTCCATGCTGTCTGAACATATGTGTGTTTGGTAGTGGCATGGTTTTTGTAGGAGtttgcagaagaaagaaagaaaaagttggatTCCATTGTTCAAAATACATCAGCATGCTATATGACCTAAGTGACAGCTGTGTAACTGTCCAAAAATCCTCTCCATTCAGCACCTTCGAATATTCAACGAATTTGGCAGGCACCGTTTTTTTTCTATATACAATAGCTTCATATAACTTGAAAAGATTATAGCTCTGTTTTTAGACTGCTAAATTCAAAAGTCCTTAGCTTATGACAGCAATTGGCtggaattgctgttgctaagtatTGCAGCCATAAAGTAGGACAGCAGTTTTGCAGGGCTGCATTAAATGATCATTAAACAAGCAGCTCACATGACCACAACTTCCAGccagctttcccactgactttgtgggaagttggcagggaacattggaaatcacaatcacatgaccacaggagacAACATAATCCCAAGCAGGGCATCAGGTAAGTACCCAAATGGCAGTCATGactctggggacactgcaacagctAAACTATGAGgaaaccatttgttcagtgctgtcataacttggAATGAACCTGTATCTGTATCtaggtttatttcatttatttgtttgaagTAGTGACTCCAgtcattgcatttttaaaatatattcagtagtttgttttaatttaaatattcttccaatatttttacCTGATGTTAATTAAGGTAAGAATACTGATTTTCCTTTAAGCAAAATTTAACCATTGAAGCCTCTTTTAAGGAAAGCTTGAGATAAACATATCTTTTTGCTTAAAcaacaatttattttataaaaaagcaTATTAAATATACATCTTGACAAGAATTTTACCTAGAAAACAGGAGTGGTTTCAGAAGGAATCATGTCTTCTTTGTGTAGTTATTGTGAAAGATGTCCACAGTAGTTTCATGACAAGGTCTCAAATCAAAATCACAATATCCAAGGTAAAAACGACCctatgaaaagtttttttttcttagcaaAAAATTCAGGAACgctgttagaaaaaagaaaaaaaaaatcccttacctgtggttttttaaaataatcaaggCCTCTTCCGATTTTAAACATCCATCCATTGttgaatcttttaaataaaagaatatagaaacataatattcaaaaatataaaaGTGGCAAAAGTATGTTTGCAGATAATTCAGGAAAAATATGTgtatttaaaagatattttaattgcCTTTTAGAATTAATAAGACTGTAGATTTCAGTTTGGAAATCTGGCCTATCCTAGGCCCAGATATTTTTCATACaggtacataaatatatattgagagagaaaaatattttttcacatgAACACTGATTGCCAAATATTATTAAAGCAGTATCCTGATAACTGTCACTTTCAATCTGTTGTTTTGATAGATCTGAAAACCTTTAGGAATCACATATTAGACACTACAATCACAAATTTGTTTAAGGGcagacataccgtatatactcgagtataagccgagtttttcagcacgttttttgtgctgaaaacgccctcgcttatactcagatcggcttatattcagtatatacggcttatactcgagtttttttttttcttctttttttcacattataccggatggtgcaaacttggcgggcttttgcattagcgcggggaagccctgccggtgcagtgagagggcggggcgggggagccgccagccttctcggctgagggagggaggctttccctgactggtagctgcctcatttcgagtccccagtttaccccagttttttggggtaaaattggggacctcggcttatactcagatcggcttatattcgagtatatacggtacattttaAATCTATAAATCCATTTGGAATTTTATGAGCATGTCATAGGTACTCTCACAGaattatcatatttttcggactatatttTTCGCACCAgagcaccaagatttcaaagaggtaaatgagaaaaaaagggggggttgccctccccgcctcccaggagcattctgcaggcctctcAAACCGTCTGTGCattccatttttgtgaaaaacaggatgtgcagaaggtttgggaggcttgaagagtgctcctgggggccagggagggcaaaaacgcgacTTGTGGGGGTTTGGGAagccaaaaacgggcctgtttttggcaaaaatgggacaaggtttcaggaggccaaaaatggctgtattcggtgtataagacacaccaacatttccacctcttttggggggagaaggtgcgtcttatacttcggaaAGTATGGTACTGCCCATGAAAGGCTTCTTCTACCTTTACAAACTACATGGTTAGGACCAAAATACATGAGGACTGTAAAACTCTGCAGtcagtagatggcagcaaaaagataAAGTACTCTATTTACTGTTCAAATCCTATTACCTACAAGAAAACAAACTCCTGCAGTTTTTTAACTGTCAACCCCCAGGATGCCCCAGTATTTCAAAATGGGTTGGGGCATTCTTGTAAATAAAGTTGAAGTTAAGGATTCATGCTTTGTTTTTAAGCTCATTATGTTTTGTGTAGATTCTTTCAATTAACAGTAAGAAATGATGGAAATGTTTATGAATGTCCTGATGCCTAGACATTTACTGTCTCTCCATATTTTAGAAAGCACAATATTAACTAAAATTtagtacatatttttatttactataCAGTAATTTTACATATCACCAACCTAATCTCTCGATCATGTATTGAAGAAGAGTACGATATATCCAGTGTAATGCCGAAATCTCTTAGAGACTGTTGTATTTCTTCGAAGGAACCCATCTGTTGACTCTTTCCATGACCCTGTTAAGACATTGTATAATTTAAACTTGAATAGACAATTGAAACCTTGTCAATTCAGAATTCTCTGAAAAAACATTACtatttttaattacattaatGTGGGTCACCTTAACATGTTTTCAACCAAACTTACAAATTATCTAATGAAGAGAAAcctgtagcaattatttttctggttAAATGATAGATGATTTGTAAGAGAACCCTGATTCTATGATACAGAAGCCATACATAAAAAGGAGGCTGGTGGAAAAGTCAGAGGAAGATTCCCTCTCTCTGATTCCTGACATCTCCTACAATACAATACagattttcaaaataaatttgtGATTTGTAAAGCACTAATACGATAGAAAGGGTAGCAAAACTGTATCTTAGCAGTAGGGCATAAACTTGTATGCAAAAGGTACTTAGTAAAATTCTTGACATTTCCTGTAGATATTGGAAAgaaactttgaggaactgctACAAGAAACATTTAAAATACTTAGTCAAAAATAGTAATTAGATTCAAtatcttccatttttttaaattatcaatttaaaattgatattatctTACTGTAAAAATACCTACATTTAGCTACTTTTTTAACTATTCTTCCCCCAAAGCAAAACTATTAATACAAGAcgtatttaattttaatgcaagtAATAGCGATCTTTTTCACCCACAAAATGATTTTTCAATCAATTGCTTTTCTGACCCAAAATGTGATAGAAATAGATTATTTacagaataaaaattattttctgtATTCTAATCATGGTGATTACACCATGCTTCCATTCAGCAAATTACTAAGTAAGAGGACATTCATGcaatcctaaataaataaattaattcttaTTAAATTTTGTAATATAATTGCAGTCGTAAATACTTACTTCTTCATGAGATGTAAGAAGGTGTATAGTTTTCATTCTGCATGGTCCTTTAACGAGCATTTCACAAAATCTTAAGAAGTTGTACAACTATAGAAAATTAAACAAGATTAATTTTTCAGATGGAAAAAGGCAAAATGTCTTGATTAAATGCAGCATCGCTATCTCACCTGATGGGTTTGGCGAATGTAAGGATCCTCAACCCAAACCTCTGTAACAGTTTCATTTAGATACTCTTGGAACAGTTTTTCATAGCTGAATCCTTTGCTATTCTCTtcgatttttatttgtttgtggcATTTCCCATCTAAGCACAAGAACAATCTTTCACTAAGCATCCTACCTCATTACAGTTATGGTTGAATTAAAAAGATCTTCCAGTATAACTTTGtaccttctttttccttcacaacatatttttttattacttccgCTCTGTTCATGTAATCTGATATTTTGTTTCTGTAATAAGCCTTTTTCTTCTCATCTTTTGTAGCTGCAAACAGAAGAtatgaaagaaattgaaaaaggaTACCTGCACTTTCAACTGCCCACCCATTTTTTTCAGGGCATTTGAAagcacagttagtcctcgacttatgaccacaatagggaccaaaatttccattgtaagtcattgtagtcgtaagttgagtGGGATATGATTCTACAACAAATATCAAGCAAATGCAGCTTCAATGCCTTTTGGCATtggcaaaaaaagttgcaaatTACGATAATGTGACCAACAGGAAGCTGCAACTGGCCATAAATGCAAGTGCCTGATTTGCAATATGATGGTCACCACAAGTGGAAGTacaggtcgtaagtcactttttccaaggccaCGAAAACTTTTCAGGGGTCATTCacatatgaccattcatttaaaaatagttaaatgaatggtcataagagATATGAATATGTGTTTTGAGATCTTATATGACCATGACCATACAGTAATTTCTGCTTAAAAATGACACCACCTGAATTTATTTGAGTTAATGATTACGCTTCAGGCTATTTCTCATTATACTTTACAAAATTTACAACTATGGGAGCAGACATATCAAAGACTCAGAGGCATGTCAAAATAACACAGAAATATTCTAATGAAACCAGAATCAGGAAAGGGATCAATCCCAGCACAAGCATATTGCAAATTTACAATCCAAATGACTTAAACAGGGTGCAGGGAGTGGACCATCTATCGAATTAGAGGTTCCTAAACAAATACAggacaaaaaatattttgagcaaGCCCAGTTCTGGTGAAAGTACACTTTTTGCATTAAATCCTGCAAAATTTTAAATACTAAGCAAGGTGAACAGATCAAATGCAGGTCTTCTTCATTCAGTGATAAGGATCTCTTACAATTAGGATTTCGCGTCCATATGCATCCATCTCTTGCTATGCACAAGGCAAGCAAAATTCTTTTTCCGATTTAATGAGAGCGGCGAAATGTGGCACCGTACAAGCCAGTTCACCTCCTGCTTCAGGGGTGGGAATGCGAAACTCACCTTTCAGCACATTAAGGAGGAGATCGATCCCTTCCTGGTAGCAAATCAGCGACTCCTGAAAACGCGAAGCCGAATCCAGTTCCACCGCCCGCTTCAGCACTGCCGCAGCCGAATCCTCCATGTCAATCAACCAGCGATGCCCTACGCTAGTCGCGACACTTTCCTCGGCTGAGGGGCGGGATCGCCGCCGCCCCAACTGCAACAGCCCGTGCCCAACGCGGCAAATCTGCAAAAACCAAAACTGCTCATCCGACCCGccaggaaaaatagaaaaggtGCGGGGTTGCCCCGCCCTTTTCTGCTCACGTGACTTCAAAGAACCGGAAAGTGAAAGCTTAGGAAGGCCCAAAGCTAAGTCGCCGGCCCTTCGCCTCCCGTGGCTCCGGAGGAGGAGCCTTTACACGTGATTGGCATCTCTTTTCGCGAGAAGGAGAATAGGCGGTGTAAGATGGCAGCCTGGAGGTGTTATGTATCCGCTTGGCAGGTGAGAAGCCTGGAAATGATTAAAAGATTTCTGTAAATTTCAGATAGTTGCGTTATTAGGAAGAGAATCGCAGAAGTTGCAGAAATCCCTTTATGTTGCGGAACATCATTGCTGGAGCTGAATAAAGCATAGCCGGGGTccttaaatgtgtttttaattagAAGCCCCGATTCTGCGGAAAACTGATGCCTTGGAGACCAGCAAGAGTTCATGTACTTTTTACTTTGTAAACTATTTATTCTTTCCAATTTAGCTGATTTAAATGTACATGAATGCTTGGTATATGATGTGCTTCCTGTGAACCTCTGATGCTTTTGGTTTCCCAGGAATATGAAATGATAGCTTCTTAGTACCGTAGAGTTAATATATGTGCACATGCACTTTGtcattattgatttatttgaaaCTTTGATATGTTTGACTGTTACGTATTGATTCTAAAATATTATATTGTTTTCTCCTTTGTTTCTTATGCTGCAGAATCTGACAAAAAGCGAACCAATCCTTTGGAGAATATGGGTTAGGCAGAGGTTCACAAGGTCTCGAATTCCAGAATCAGTAAGtcttgggttaaaaaaaataatcaaacattACAGTTACAAATTAAAATGAAACTACAAATGAAAATGGTCAAAATATGTTCTTTAGCACATAAAATCTGTTGTGAAAATATGacctttgtatttttaaaattgaattatgTAGGTCTGAGCTGGTCAGAGTTTAATTTGCCTTTGTTTCTGATGTACCTTCCTGGCTACAGAATCCATACTTAAGCCATTATTTTATTTCACCAAGTTTCTTGCTAATTAATACATACTCTTTGTAGCTTTCTTGTCTGCAGGGGTAACtggtagaatattttttaaaaatgattcactCTATCTTAATCCCAAATTTGACCCTTGTGGTAGTCTCTTCAATCACATGTAACCCGATTTACTAGCCAGTAACCATGCCAGCAAATAATAAATTGTGATAGAAAAGGAGGAAAACCTCTAGTTTAAACATGGAAAGCTAaatacaactttaaaatgtgtcttTGATATCTGGGATGAAACAAGGGCAAAGATGCCCAAATAAAAGTTTCTTTGGGCATCTTTGTGCCATGATTAATGTGAAGATGAACCCTGGAAATAATTAATTTTACTTATTGGATTGGTTAATAATGAAAGTAACTTCTTTTAGGTATTTCAACCACGACCTGGTGATCATGAAAAATATGGTGGTAATCCAGAAGAGCCTCATAAACTACATCTTATCACAAGGATCAGAAGTGGAAGAAGGCGTCCTTATTGGGAGAAAGAATTGCTTGAAGAGCTTGGATTAATAAAAGTATGTAGCTA encodes the following:
- the MITD1 gene encoding MIT domain-containing protein 1 isoform X4 produces the protein MEDSAAAVLKRAVELDSASRFQESLICYQEGIDLLLNVLKATKDEKKKAYYRNKISDYMNRAEVIKKYVVKEKEDGKCHKQIKIEENSKGFSYEKLFQEYLNETVTEVWVEDPYIRQTHQLYNFLRFCEMLVKGPCRMKTIHLLTSHEEGHGKSQQMGSFEEIQQSLRDFGITLDISYSSSIHDREIRFNNGWMFKIGRGLDYFKKPQNLPPFLLQ
- the MRPL30 gene encoding large ribosomal subunit protein uL30m, coding for MAAWRCYVSAWQNLTKSEPILWRIWVRQRFTRSRIPESVFQPRPGDHEKYGGNPEEPHKLHLITRIRSGRRRPYWEKELLEELGLIKRFDPVVLKNIPSVNAKLKVIKHLIRIKPLKLPYGIPTEDEIPDTYLNKVTGELIVCRHLKEVEKNTSDSS
- the LIPT1 gene encoding lipoyltransferase 1, mitochondrial: MIIQFSWKKCFPLYCVLKVPAAGFKTKKERGLILQSVSQDVYQNLALEDWIHDNMDLENRHVLLLWRNSSAVVIGRHQNPWQECNLGVIRQKGIKLARRRSGGGAVYHDKGNINLTFFTDRKKYERIENLKLVVKALKSLRPQLDVQATERYDLLLNKIFKISGTAAKLGRTAAYHHCTLLCSTDKLVLTSVLKTTNSGIQSNATPSVPALVRNLYEEDPTLTCEMLTEAIAAEYASHHHIENHIHVINPANETEFPGINNKAIELKAWNWLYGKTPKFKISTSFNIGHEDAEIQVSMDIKNGNIETCQIDVPQNWLPLDVCVELGNSLIGNKFCPNENTAVATALLRIWADSTLHSKLHILCEKIITLM
- the MITD1 gene encoding MIT domain-containing protein 1 isoform X5 → MEDSAAAVLKRAVELDSASRFQESLICYQEGIDLLLNVLKATKDEKKKAYYRNKISDYMNRAEVIKKYVVKEKEDGKCHKQIKIEENSKGFSYEKLFQEYLNETVTEVWVEDPYIRQTHQLYNFLRFCEMLVKGPCRMKTIHLLTSHEEGHGKSQQMGSFEEIQQSLRDFGITLDISYSSSIHDREIRFNNGWMFKIGRGLDYFKKPQDCCARAR
- the MITD1 gene encoding MIT domain-containing protein 1 isoform X1, which translates into the protein MEDSAAAVLKRAVELDSASRFQESLICYQEGIDLLLNVLKATKDEKKKAYYRNKISDYMNRAEVIKKYVVKEKEDGKCHKQIKIEENSKGFSYEKLFQEYLNETVTEVWVEDPYIRQTHQLYNFLRFCEMLVKGPCRMKTIHLLTSHEEGHGKSQQMGSFEEIQQSLRDFGITLDISYSSSIHDREIRFNNGWMFKIGRGLDYFKKPQVRDFFFLFSNSVPEFFAKKKKLFIGSFLPWIL
- the MITD1 gene encoding MIT domain-containing protein 1 isoform X3 translates to MEDSAAAVLKRAVELDSASRFQESLICYQEGIDLLLNVLKATKDEKKKAYYRNKISDYMNRAEVIKKYVVKEKEDGKCHKQIKIEENSKGFSYEKLFQEYLNETVTEVWVEDPYIRQTHQLYNFLRFCEMLVKGPCRMKTIHLLTSHEEGHGKSQQMGSFEEIQQSLRDFGITLDISYSSSIHDREIRFNNGWMFKIGRGLDYFKKPQIYLPFISP
- the MITD1 gene encoding MIT domain-containing protein 1 isoform X2; translation: MEDSAAAVLKRAVELDSASRFQESLICYQEGIDLLLNVLKATKDEKKKAYYRNKISDYMNRAEVIKKYVVKEKEDGKCHKQIKIEENSKGFSYEKLFQEYLNETVTEVWVEDPYIRQTHQLYNFLRFCEMLVKGPCRMKTIHLLTSHEEGHGKSQQMGSFEEIQQSLRDFGITLDISYSSSIHDREIRFNNGWMFKIGRGLDYFKKPQGRFYLGYCDFDLRPCHETTVDIFHNNYTKKT